A genomic segment from Fusarium keratoplasticum isolate Fu6.1 chromosome 10, whole genome shotgun sequence encodes:
- a CDS encoding Nodulin-like domain-containing protein, translating into MHQNQQQRLHHARIIASVAATVISLACGTNYVYSAWAPQFAERLKLSSTESNLIGLAGNLGQYTMGVPIGMFVDQRGPRPAVLGGAVLLAVGYFPLHQAYDSASGSVPLLCLFSYMSGLGGCMAFAAAVKTSALNWPQHRGTATAFPLAAFGLSAFFFSLLGSVFFPGDPSAFLELLAWGTCGMTLGGFFFLKVHHQSSYEAVPDSEDHHGRQSTSSRHSRQGSSDEPKVYRSSRAVAEPGMFTNPSSSSSSSSTRTSTSSPVPALASSSAPAPDLTASPGIPFEPESGRVVTHENPEDLEAGETSPLTSRPSSRTGEALLGNNHINNDRSHRVDIRGLALMRSLGFWQLFTIMGILAGVGLMTINNIGNDAKALWKHFDKKVTDEFLIHRQQMHVSTLSICSFLGRLLSGVGSDFLVNRLHASRLWCLAVACVVFFLAQVSALLIVNPNLLGLVSGLSGLAYGFLFGVSPSIVAETFGIRGLSQNWGFLTMAPVISSNIFNIFYGKVYDSHSIVQPNGERVCLEGLDCYRSAYWVTLFACIAGSGITLWGIRHQHAKLLKEHNKGEEED; encoded by the exons ATGCATCAGaatcagcagcagcggctTCATCATGCTCGCATCATTGCGAGCGTCGCTGCTACCGTCATCTCCCTCGCCTGTGGCACAAAT TATGTCTACTCGGCCTGGGCTCCCCAATTCGCCGAGCGGTTGAAATTATCATCCACGGAGAGCAACCTTATCGGTCTTGCTGGTAACCTGGGCCAGTATACTATGGGAGTTCCAATTGGAATGTTCGTCGACCAGCGCGGCCCCAGACCTGCTGTTCTCGGTGGCGCTGTTCTCCTCGCTGTCGGTTACTTTCCTCTTCACCAGGCCTACGACAGCGCCTCTGGCTCTGTTCCTCTCCTGTGCCTGTTCTCGTACATGTCAGGCCTGGGTGGTTGCATGgcctttgctgctgctgtcaagaCTTCTGCTCTCAACTGGCCCCAACATCGAGGTACTGCCACGGCTTTCCCACTCGCTGCGTTTGGCCTGagcgccttcttcttctctcttctcggTTCCGTCTTCTTCCCTGGCGATCCAAGTGCTTTTCTGGAACTTCTCGCTTGGGGAACATGCGGCATGACTCTtggcggcttcttcttccttaaGGTCCATCACCAGTCCAGCTATGAGGCCGTACCCGACTCAGAAGACCACCACGGCCGACAATCGACTTCTTCCCGCCACTCTCGCCAGGGCTCTTCGGATGAGCCCAAGGTCTACCGCTCTTCTCGGGCGGTTGCTGAACCCGGTATGTTCACTAATCctagtagtagtagtagtagtagtagcactcgcacaagcacaagctcCCCTGTGCCCGCCCTGGCATCTTCATCCGCCCCCGCCCCGGATCTGACGGCCTCTCCTGGAATTCCATTCGAGCCTGAAAGTGGCCGTGTGGTCACTCACGAGAACCccgaggacctcgaggccggcgAGACGTCCCCCTTAACGTCTCGCCCCTCATCACGAACCGGCGAAGCCCTTCTTGGAAACAATCACATTAATAACGATCGATCTCACCGTGTAGACATCCGAGGTCTCGCCCTCATGCGCAGTCTCGGCTTCTGGCAGCTCTTTACCATCATGGGAATACTAGCTGGCGTGGGTCTCATGACCATCAA CAACATTGGCAACGACGCCAAGGCTCTTTGGAAACACTTTGACAAGAAGGTTACCGACGAGTTCCTCATCCACCGCCAGCAAATGCATGTGTCGACCCTTTCCATCTGCAGCTTCCTTGGTAGACTACTCAGCG GTGTTGGCTCCGATTTCTTGGTCAACCGACTTCACGCCAGCAGGCTCTGGTGTCTTGCCGTCGCTTgtgtcgtcttcttcctcgctcAAGTCTCTGCCTTGCTCATCGTGAACCCCAACCTGCTCGGCCTAGTCTCGGGTTTGTCCGGTCTCGCCTATGGCTTCCTGTTTGGCGTTTCCCCTTCGATTGTGGCCGAAACCTTTGGCATCCGCGGGCTGAGCCAGAATTGGGgcttcttgaccatggctCCGGTTATCTCGtccaacatcttcaacattTTCTATGGTAAAGTCTACGATTCACACAGCATTGTTCAACCCAACGGCGAGAGGGTATGCTTGGAAGGTCTCGACTGCTATCGTTCGGCATACTGGGTTACTCTGTTTGCTTGTATTGCCGGAAGCGGCATCACTCTTTGGGGCATCCGCCATCAGCatgccaagctcctcaaggagcATAACAagggcgaagaggaggacTAG
- a CDS encoding GPI inositol-deacylase, producing the protein MKRRSSGSADDGDESSLESDIPDPDSGSKTRSSPTRSRRPDSLNWKPSNGRNGHNGHAREEPQPTTTLKPTSLAAPSTPDMALARTPNQSPSPSRRTRRSSRFSPVVLVTSALGIALLIGILRSLVTRQLDPKGCRMSYMRPSYVRFTEFDTEHTRFATKYSLYLYREQGIEQPDKLRGIPVLFIPGNAGSYKQVRPIAAEAANYFHHNLEHDHATLDAGIRSLDFFTVDFNEDITAFHGQTLLDQAEYLNEAVRYILSLYSDPQRVSREDHLPDPTSVIILGHSMGGVVARAMLVQSNYQANSINTIITMSAPHSRPPVTFDGQIVQIYDEINAYWRRAYSQKWANNNPLWHVTLVSIAGGGLDTVVPSDYASLESLVPPTHGFTVFTTGIPTVWTSMDHQAILWCDQFRKVIARTLFDIVDVHRGSQTRPRADRMRTFKKRFLTGMESTMDKDLPFKEATTLLTLGDDFNSILPAGERLVLNKIGKQSKPRAHLIPVPPQGSPESKRFTLLTDAPLDEAGENGKLEVLFCSVYPFQSGQANSLYPFQIDLSSDDSGSTRLACKNAASDRILLPASTPSTKFPFYLDREREIAPFSYLQYDLDLLSEHQFVAVIEKASSNTHGFLIAEFSDQSAFSRKQDIGLGGLILSGVSIDLPANRPMAVEVTIPSLQSALLAYKLEVTSPSCKVEKALFSPLVRQYLDRPYESKYFVNAQSADVSLHGVAPYLPPPLKQTPENGLTFQLWADPSCESSVHLEIKPDIWGSLGKLYMRYRTVFAAFPLLTVALVLRKQFRVYDSSGVFISFSESLDLCLRQSIPLLLVSLTLLSMSLEGVSFSGLGKFLEQAHAAPSSVDFHRHDILIGTDDPFFWFLVPLIGVVCIGVCTVLHYMTKLLTQILGLFYGLLNLLSLAGASDEQGLARSPAFVPSTPKRRMITTAILLFLVSTFIPYQFAYLVACLVQLFTVIRALRINNTAPSDANSNYYHYAHSVLLLMLWILPINLPILAVWIRNLAVHWLTPFSSHHNVLSIMPFILLVENLTTGKMVPQVSRGFGYVTSLLLFATALYAAMYGVSHAYMLHYLVNIVAAWLVVLHSTNDPFSLSGLGAIFESSSSPDRKEGKTPR; encoded by the exons ATGAAGAGGCGCTCCTCTGGGTCGGCCGATGACGGTGACGAATCCTCCCTCGAGTCCGACATCCCCGACCCTGATTCTGGCTCAAAGACGCGTTCTTCACCTACACGGAGCCGGCGACCCGATAGCCTGAATTGGAAGCCCTCGAACGGCCGCAATGGCCACAACGGCCATGCTCGCGAAGAGCCTCAACCAACGACGACCCTAAAGCCCACCTCTCTTGCCGCTCCTTCTACTCCCGACATGGCTCTCGCCAGGACGCCAAATCAGTCTCCCTCTCCGAGTCGTCGCACACGCCGATCGTCGCGCTTCTCCCCCGTTGTCTTGGTCACATCAGCCCTGGGCATCGCGCTCCTTATCGGTATTCTCAGGTCTCTCGTGACTCGCCAACTCGATCCCAAGGGGTGTCGAATGTCCTATATGCGTCCGTCATATGTGCGCTTCACCGAGTTCGACACTGAGCACACGCGCTTCGCAACAAAATACTCGTTGTATCTCTACCGAGAGCAAGGAATTGAGCAGCCGGACAAG TTGCGAGGTATTCCTGTGCTTTTCATTCCTGGCAATGCTGGAAGTTACAAGCAGGTTCGTCCGATTGCTGCTGAAGCAGCAAACTATTTTCATCATAATCTCGAACATGACCACGCCACTCTCGATGCTGGCATCCGGAGCCTGGATTTCTTCACGGTAGATTTCAACGAAGATATAACTGCATTTCATGGCCAAACGCTGCTCGATCAAGCCGAATACCTCAACGAGGCCGTGCGCTACATCCTTTCTCTCTACTCCGATCCCCAACGCGTCTCTCGAGAGGATCATCTTCCCGACCCAACTTCAGTAATCATTCTCGGGCATTCGATGGGCGGCGTGGTAGCGAGAGCCATGCTTGTTCAGTCCAATTACCAGGCAAACTCTATCAATACGATTATTACGATGTCGGCACCGCACTCACGTCCCCCGGTCACATTCGATGGACAGATCGTTCAGATTTATGACGAAATCAACGCTTATTGGCGTCGAGCATACTCGCAAAAATGGGCCAACAACAATCCCTTGTGGCACGTTACTCTGGTTTCAATCGCAGGCGGCGGCTTGGATACGGTTGTGCCATCAGATTATGCGAGTCTCGAGTCTCTTGTCCCTCCGACACATGGCTTTACTGTCTTCACTACGGGCATCCCGACCGTCTGGACAAGTATGGACCACCAAGCCATCCTTTGGTGCGACCAATTCCGAAAAGTCATCGCGCGAACACTTTTCGACATTGTTGACGTCCATCGTGGCTCACAAACTAGGCCAAGGGCCGACCGGATGAGAACTTTCAAGAAACGCTTCCTTACAGGAATGGAATCGACCATGGATAAGGATCTGCCTTTCAAGGAGGCAACGACACTTCTCACACTCGGTGACGATTTCAACTCGATTCTCCCGGCCGGAGAACGCCTCGTTCTCAACAAGATTGGGAAGCAgtcaaagccaagagcaCACTTAATTCCCGTCCCACCACAGGGCTCGCCTGAGTCGAAGCGTTTTACTCTTCTCACGGATGCCCCCTTGGATGAGGCTGGCGAAAACGGAAAGCTCGAGGTTCTGTTTTGCAGTGTGTATCCTTTCCAGTCTGGACAAGCCAACTCACTCTACCCCTTCCAAATCGACCTCTCCAGCGACGACAGTGGCTCGACTAGGCTTGCTTGTAAGAACGCGGCTTCAGACCGAATTCTGCTTCCAGCGTCTACCCCATCGACAAAGTTCCCCTTCTATCTCGACCGCGAGAGAGAGATTGCTCCCTTTTCATACCTTCAGTACGACCTCGACCTGCTCTCGGAACATCAATTTGTGGCAGTTATAGAAAAGGCTAGTTCCAACACTCACGGTTTCCTGATCGCCGAGTTTAGCGATCAGTCTGCATTTTCTAGAAAGCAGGACATTGGTCTTGGCGGGCTGATTCTGTCTGGAGTATCAATCGACCTCCCGGCAAACCGCCCCATGGCAGTCGAGGTCACCATTCCCTCGCTGCAATCGGCTCTGCTCGCTTACAAGCTGGAAGTTACAAGCCCAAGCTGCAAGGTTGAAAAGGCTCTCTTCAGCCCCTTGGTTCGCCAGTATCTCGACCGGCCGTACGAGTCAAAGTACTTTGTTAATGCGCAGTCTGCCGATGTTAGCCTTCATGGCGTTGCCCCCTATCTGCCGCCTCCTCTGAAACAGACGCCCGAGAATGGTCTCACGTTCCAGCTATGGGCCGACCCCTCTTGCGAGTCCAGTGTCCATTTGGAGATCAAGCCGGATATCTGGGGCAGCTTGGGCAAGCTCTACATGAGGTATCGCACTGTTTTTGCTGCATTCCCCCTGTTGACCGTTGCTCTTGTTCTGCGCAAGCAGTTCCGTGTCTACGACAGCTCGGGTGTCTTCATCTCTTTCTCAGAGAGCTTGGATTTGTGTCTTCGCCAGTCAATTCCGCTGTTGCTGGTGTCATTGACACTTCTCTCCATGTCGCTTGAAGGGGTTTCATTTTCTGGACTCGGCAAGTTTCTCGAGCAGGCGCACGCGGCTCCCTCGAGCGTCGACTTTCATCGACATGACATCTTGATTGGAACGGACGACCCCTTCTTTTGGTTCCTCGTCCCTCTCATTGGTGTCGTCTGCATCGGCGTTTGCACTGTTCTTCATTACATGACCAAACTCCTGACCCAGATACTCGGTCTCTTCTATGGATTGCTTAACCTGCTGTCTCTGGCCGGAGCGTCCGATGAGCAGGGGCTTGCGAGATCTCCTGCATTTGTGCCATCGACTCCTAAGCGGCGTATGATCACGACGGCGATTCTCTTGTTCCTGGTGTCGACCTTTATCCCTTATCAGTTTGCTTACCTTGTGGCATGCTTGGTGCAGCTCTTTACCGTCATCCGAGCGCTTCGTATCAACAACACTGCCCCTTCAGATGCAAACTCGAACTACTACCACTACGCCCATTCTGTTCTCCTCCTAATGCTCTGGATTCTCCCTATTAATCTACCTATCCTGGCGGTCTGGATTCGAAACTTGGCAGTTCATTGGCTCACACCCTTCTCTTCGCACCATAATGTTCTTTCCATCATGCCGTTTATTCTTCTCGTGGAGAACTTGACGACAGGGAAGATGGTTCCTCAAGTCAGTAGGGGATTTGGCTATGTTACTAGCCTACTTCTTTTCGCCACGGCTCTTTACGCCGCCATGTATGGCGTCTCCCACGCCTACATGCTTCACTATCTGGTGAATATTGTGGCGGCCTGGCTGGTGGTACTACATTCAACAAATGACCCCTTTTCACTCAGCGGGCTTGGCGCCATATTCGAAAGCAGCTCGAGTCCAGATCGAaaggagggcaagacgcCTCGATGA